Genomic segment of Streptomyces longhuiensis:
GGCAGCGCCTTGTCGTTGTCGACGCCGAAGGCGCACTTGAGCCACCAGTACGGCGAGTGCAGGGCGTGCGCGTGATGCGTGCCGTAGGGCTTGAGGCCCGCCTCGCGCATCTTGCCGAGGAGTTCGTCCGCCTTGTAGATGCGGATGTGGCCGCCCTCGACCTCGTGGTAGGCGTCGCTGAGGGTCCAGCAGACCTTCTCCGGGCCGTAGCGGGGCACGGTCACGGCGATGCGGCCGCCCGGCTTGAGGACGCGGACCATCTCGGCGAGCACGCCCTTGTCGTCGGGGATGTGCTCCATCACCTCGGAGATGATCACGACGTCGAACGAGGCGTCCGGGAAGGGAAGGTTGAGGGCATCACCCTCCATGGCGGTGGCCGTGGCGCCCGCGGGAGCCTCACCGGCCTCCTTCATCGCGGCGAACCACTTGGCGACCTCGCGGATCTCCTCGCCGTTCTGGTCGAGGGCGACCACCTGGGCCCCGCGCCGGTAGCACTCGAACGCGTGCCGCCCGGCTCCGCAGCCGAGGTCGAGGACGCGGTCGCCTGCGGCGAGCGGGAAGCGGGTGAAGTCGACGGTCAGCACGTGGCCCTGCTTTCGCGGTCGGATCCTGCACGTTCGAGGGGGGTGGTGGCCGCGGCGCCGGTGGTCCGGGCCGCCGAGCGGGCGATGGACTCGCGGTAGAGCTCGGCGGTGCCGAGCGCCGCGCGGGCCCAGGTGAAGTTCCCGAGGACGCGTTCGCGTCCGGCGGCGCCGAGCCGCGCCCGCAGCTGCGGGTCGTCCAGGAGTCTGCCGAGCGCGGCGGCCAGCGCGCCCGCGTCGCCGGTGGGCACCGCGAGGCAGGTCTCGCCGTCGGGCCCGGCGACCTCGGGGATCGCTCCGCCGGTGGTGGCGACGAGAGGGGTGCCCGTGGCCATGGCCTCCGCCGCGGGCAGCGAGAAGCCCTCGTACAGGGAGGGCACACAGGCGACCTCCGCCGACCGTACGAGGTCGACGAGTTCGGCGTCGGTGATGCCCTTGACGAAGGACACGGCGCCTTCGAGGCCGTACTTCTCGATGGCCGCGGCGACGGGCCCGTCCTCGGCGCGCTTGCCGACGACGACGAGGTGGGCGGCCGGGTTCTCCGTGCGGACCTTGGCGAGGGCCTCGACGAGGAAGACGAGTCCCTTGAGGGGAACGTCGGCGCTGGACGTCGTCACGATGCGGCCGGGCACCTCGGCGACCGAGGGGTCCGGCGAGAAGAGGTCGGTGTCGGCGCCGATGTGCACGACGCGGATCCGGTCCTGGCGTACGCCGAGGTGGTCGACGATCTCCTGGCGCGAGGTCCCGGAGACGGTGAGCACGGACGGCAGGCGGCGGGCGACGCGCTTCTGCATCCGCGTGAACGCGTACCAGCGGCGTACGGAGGCGCGGCGCTTCCAGTCGGGCGCCGCGTCGATCTCCAGCTGCCGGTCGACGGTGATGGGGTGGTGGATCGTCGTGACGAGGGGGGCACCGAGCGCGGCGGGCCCGCCCAACAGGCCGTAGCCCAGCGTCTGGTTGTCGTGCACGATGTCGAACTCGCCGCGCCGCGCCCGCAGATGGCGCCGGGCGCGCAGCGAGAACGTGAGGGGTTCGGGGAAGCCGCCGGTCCACATGGTGCCGACCTCGAGCGCGTCCACCCAGTCGCGGTACTCGTCGCGCTTGGGGGTACGGAACGGGTCGGGGCTGCGGTACAGGTCGAGGCTGGGCAGCTCGGTGAGCCTGAGCCCCTTCAGGTCCTCGCCCTCGTCGAGGACGGGGTAGGGCTGGGAGCCTATGACCTCGACCTGGTGCCCGAGCCGGGCGAGTTCGCGGGACAGATGGCGTACGTAGACGCCCTGTCCGCCGCAGAACGGGTTCCCCTTGTACGTAAGGAGAGCGATACGCAACGGACGGTCACCGTCGGCGGAGGAACCGGCCCGGGGGCCCGCCTCCATGGCCTCAGCGGTCACTCGTGGCCCCCTTCTCGCAGCACGTTCACGCGAGACTACGCGTGGGCGGTAATCTAGAACAAGTTTCAGAGTTGCCGGCTCTTTGATCCTTCAAGGAGCACAGAATCTACCGGCAGGTAGCCTCGCTGTAACGCTCGGATCAGGTGATTCGCGCCACGACGGAGCCCCGGCTCCCCTGCCATGATGAGCCTCTCGAAAACACCGGATTACGGCTTGACAGCCACGGAACGGGACACATGACAGCGGAAGCGAAGACAGCACATCCGGCGTCGCCGCCCCTCACCGAGCGCCAGGAAGCGCGCCGCCGCCGCATCCTGCACGCGAGCGCCCAGCTGGCCAGCCGCGGCGGCTTCGACGCCGTGCAGATGCGCGAGGTCGCCGAGTCCTCACAGGTCGCTCTCGGCACGCTGTACCGGTACTTCCCGTCCAAGGTGCATCTCCTCGTGGCCACGATGCAGGACCAGCTCCAGCACATGCACGCGACGGTCCGCAAGCGCCCGCCCTCGTCCGACCTGCCCTCGGAGCGGGTCGCGGAGACCCTGATGCGGGCCTTCCGCGCGCTCCAGCGCGAACCGCACCTCGCCGACGCGATGGTGCGCGCCCTCACCTTCGCCGACCGCAGCGTGAGCCCCGAGGTCGACCAGGTGTCCCGGCAGACGACGGCGATCATCCTGGACGCGATGGAGCTGGACGACCCGACCCCGCAGCAGCTCTCCGCGGTCCGCGTCATCGAGCACACCTGGCACTCGGCGCTCATCACCTGGCTGTCGGGGCGCGCGTCGATCGCGCAGGTGAAGATAGACATCGAGACGGTGTGCCGGCTGATCGACCTCACCACGCCGGACGCCCGGAAGTAGGCGGCACCGCGGAGGACCGTGCCCCGGGGCACGAGCGGCACCGGGGCACAGGAAAGACCTACGAGACGGGTTCCCTGCGCCGGCATGGTCCGGATCAGGTGGTGGAGGTCGCCGTCCGGCTCTGCTACTGCCTTCCGGCCTCTCAGCCCTACCGTCGACGTCGGCCACGGCGGATGCCGTTTGCGTCACGCCACAGTCGGCTACTCCGGTGGGACTCCCTCACTCGCCTCATAGGCCAATACCAGGATAGACCGCCCATGCCGTGACGCAACCCTCCAAAGGGGACTTTTCTTCAGTCTTCCGGCGGGAAGACCGGCTCCCCGCTGCCCAGCAACGTGATCATGACGGCTTCCACGGGGCAGCCCTCCGCCGCCGCCAGGATCTTCTCGTTGGCGTCGGCCTCCGCCTCGAGCGGCCGGGACTGCCTGCCGGAGTCGAGACGGAAGGCGCCCGGGGCGTGGTGAACGCATTGCGCCGAACCGATGCAGACGCCCCGGTCGACCTCGACGTGCCAGCGGTCTCCCATCACGCCTCCCAGCCGGCCGGCAGATGGATCATCTTGTGCTCCAGGAAGGCGCTGTACCCCTCGGGCCCGAACTCCCGGCCGAGACCGGAGTTCTTGTAGCCGCCGAACGGGCCGAGCATGTCGAGGCTGAAGGTGTTCACGCTGTACGTGCCGGTGCGCACCTGTCGCGCGACGTCGATGCCGTGCGCGACGTCGGCCGTCCACACGCTGCCGCTGAGCCCGTAGTCGGAGTCGTTGGCGATCTTCAGCGCCTCGGCCTCGTCGCCGTACGGGAGCAGGCAGATGACCGGTCCGAAGATCTCCTCCCGGGCCACGCGCATCGAGTTGTCGACGTCGCCGAAGAGGGTCGGCTCCACGTACCAGCCGCGGTCGAGCCCCGCGGGACGGCCGCCGCCGGTGAGGATCTTGGCGCCCTCCTCCTGGCCGATGCGGATGTAGTCGAGGGAGCGGCGCTGCTGGCGCTCGGCGACCAGCGGGCCGACCTGGGTCGCCGGGTCGAGCGGGTCGCCGACGACAAGCGCGGCCGCCGCCTCCGTGAGGGCTCCGGCGAACTCGTCGTAGCGCGAGCGGGGCAGGAGGATGCGGGTCTGGGCGACGCAGGCCTGGCCGTTGTTCATCCAGGCGGACTGGACGAGGCCGGGGACGGTCGTCGCGAGGTCCGCGTCCGGCAGGACGACGGCCGCGGACTTGCCGCCGAGTTCGAGGGTGACGTGGGTGAGGTTGCGCGAGGCGACCTCCATGACGCGCCGGCCCGCGGCCACGGACCCGGTGAAGGAGACCTTGTCGACGCCGGGGTGCCCGACGAGGTACTCGCTGACCTCGCGGTCCGCGGGAAGGATGGACAGGACCCCCTCCGGCAGCCCCGCCTCCTTCGCGATCTCGCCGAGCAGATACGCGTCGAGCGGCGATTCCGGCGACGGCTTGAGGACGACGGTGCAGCCGGCGAGCAGCGCGGGCGCGAGCTTGGCCGCGGCCACGAACTGCGGGACGTTCCAGGGGGCCACGGCCGCCACGACGCCGACCGGCTCACGCCGCACCAGGATCTTCCCGAGCGCGCCGTCGCGCGTCTCCTCGTACGTGAAGTTCTTCGCGACGGTGATCGCGGAGTCCCACACCATCATCGCGCCGAGCGCCTGCGCGAGGACGCTCCAGGAGTACGGGGAGCCGTTCTCCGAGGAGATGAGGCGGGCGATCTCCTCGTGCCGTACGGCGATCGCGTCCTTGATCCGGGTGACGACCGCGATCCGCTCGTCGAGCGGGAGACGCGGCCAGGGGCCCTCGTCGAACGCCCTGCGGGCGGCGGCGACCGCGCGGTCGACATCGGCGGGCGCGGCGTGCGGCACGCGCCCGAAGACCTCGCCGGTGTGCGGGGAGATCACCTCGATGACATCCGTGCCGGACGGCTGCGTCAACTCCCCGCCGATGTAGAGCTGTCCGTGCTCCACGAACTCGTGCTCAAGCCGTTCCTCATGCCCGGTCATGACCGACCGCCTCTCGCGGGACGTTTTCTGACACTGCATCAGAACCTACGGAAACTGATACCAGTTCCAGTTCCAGGAGTCCACGGATCGGCACGGCGGCCGTCACCCGACAAGTCGACCCGGGCGACCATTGGAACAAGTTCTATTACAGTGGCGGGAGTTCGAGGTCGTCGTACGAGAGGTGGGGCCCGATGACGCAGGTGACCGACCACGGCGGAGGCGTCTGGTCCCTTCGGGTGCCCATCCCCGACAACCCGCTCGGCTTCACCCTGGTCCACCTCCTCGACACCGACCGCGGGCCCGTCCTCATCGACACGGGCTGGGACGACCCCGAGTCGTGGGACGCGCTCACCGAGGGCCTCGCCGCCTGCGGCACGGGCGTCGGCGAGGTGACCGGGGTCCTGATCACCCATCACCACCCCGACCACCACGGCCTGTCGGCGAAGGTGCGCGAGGCGTCCGGCGCCTGGATCGCCATGCACGAGGCGGACGTGTCCGTCGTGCGCCGCACCCGCGAGAACCCGCCGGAGCGCTGGTACGCGTTCATGGCCGCCAAGCTCGCCGCGGCCGGCGCCCCCGAGGAGCACATGGCGCCGCTGATCGCCGCCCGCGACTCGGGCAGGGCCCGCAGCCTCCCGGGCCTCGCCCCCGCGCTCCCCGACCGCACCATCACCCCCGGCGACCTGCTCGACCTGCCGGGCCGCCGCCTGCGCGCGATCTGGACACCCGGCCACACCCCGGGCCATGTGTGCCTGCACCTGGAGGAGGACCACCCCGCCGGGCTCGCGGGCAACGGCCGCCTCTTCTCCGGCGACCACCTGCTCCCCGGGATCACCCCGCACATCGGCCTCTACGAGGACCCGGACGACGCCACGGTCACCGATCCGCTCGGCGACTACCTGGACTCGCTGGAGCGCGTCGGCCGCCTGGCCCCCGCCGAGGTGCTCCCGGCCCACCAGCACACGTTCACCGACGCCCCCGCCCGCGTACGGGAGCTGCTCGACCACCACGAGGAGCGCCTCACCGGCCTGCTCACCCTGCTCGCCACCCCGCTCACCCCCTGGCAGCTCGCCGAGCGGATGGAGTGGAACCGGCCCTGGGAACAGATCCCCTACGGCTCGCGCACCATCGCGGTCTCGGAGGCCGAGGCGCACTTGCGCCGACTGGTGAAACTGGGCCGCGCGGAGGCCGTCGCCGGCAGCGACCCGGTGACTTATGCGCCGGTCTGATCTACGCACTTGACCTGCGCTTTACCGGCGTTGCGCGATCTTTACCGGGTGTGCGAAACAGCCTGCCCGGCGGGCCTTCCGCCGCATGGTCCGCGGGTGGCAACAGGCGTAATGTCTGGCATCTCAGAACTGGACCGACAAGGGGGCGGCCACCGATGGCGCCGGACGAGGCCGTGGTCGGCTGTACGGGGAAGCTGGTCATCGCCACGCGCGGAGCCGAGGGCCCGGGCGAGGTACTGGTGCGGGTGAGGGGCGGCAGCGAGACGTTTCTCGCGTGGTCCGACGAACCCCTGGAGCGCGGGGCGACGGTCCTGGTGATCGAGTCCCGCGGCACCCGCCAGGTCGTCGTCATGGCCTGGAGCGATCCGTCGCTCGACGAATGGGCCGACGGCTCCGGCGACACGGGTGACGCCCGCTAAGGAGACTGAAGGATGTTCGGATATCGCGTTCCCGCTCCCGATGAGGCGATGCTGATCTCGGGTGGCAGGCGGGGACTTGGGGGAGCGCCGTTCCGGGTCGTGACGGGCCATGGAAAATTCGTCCTGCCTATCTTCCGCAAGACCCGCTTTCTGTCCTTGGCCATGTCCGAGGCCGAGGTCGTCGAGAAGTGCGTGACCCGGCAGGGCATCGCCCTGACCGTGCGCGCCGTCATCGCGTTCAAGGTCGGCAACGACACGGAGTCCATCGTCAACGCCGGCCAGCGCTTCCTGTCCGACCAGGACCAGATGTCGGTCCTGACCGGCCGGATCTTCGCCGGTCACCTGCGCTCCATCATCGGCTCGATGACGGTCGAGGAGATCGTCACGGAGCGGCAGAAGCTCGCCGCCGAGGTGCTCGACACCTCGAAGGCCGAGATGGCGAAGATCGGACTGATCGTGGACTCGCTCCAGATCCAGTCCATCGACGACGGCAACACCGGCTACATCGACGCGATGTCCGCCCCGCACAAGGCGGCCATCCAGCGGCAGGCCCAGATCGCGCAGGCGCAGGCCACCCAGGCCTCGACCCAGGCGCAGCAGGAGGCCCAGCGCAACCAGGCCGAGTACGCGCGGCAGACCGCCGTCGTCCAGGCCGAGTACAAGGCCGAGGTGGACCGCGCGCAGGCCGCGGCCGCCCAGGCCGGGCCACTGGCCCAGGCGCACGCCGAGCAGGAGGTCCTCGCGGCGCGCACCGAACTCGCCGAGCGGGCCGCCGAACTGCGCCAGCAGCAGCTGGTGGCCGAGGTCGTGAAGCCCGCGGAGGCGGACGCCGAGCGGATCCGCGTGATGGCCATCGCCGAGGCCGAGCGGATGAAGATCCAGGCCGCGGCGGCGGCGTCGTACGACCGGGTCGCGCTCGACCGGATGCTGATCGACCAGCTGCCGCAGATCGTGAAGGAGGCGGCCGGCGGCCTCAAGGGCGCCAACGTGAACGTGCTCAACGGCGCGGACGGCCTCGGTGAGATCGCGGCCGGACTCGTCGGCCAGGGTCTGACCATCCTCGACTCGGTCCGCCGCAACCTGGGCGCACCGGACGCCGACGCCAAGAAGAGCGGCGGCGAGATGGAGATCCAGCGGTACCTGGGCGCGGCGTCGAGCCCGGTGGACGGCCGCGACGGCGGCGACGACGGGCCGGTCGACATCCGCTGAGCCCTTCCGTCGCCTACAGGCGCACTCGTCCCGGAGGGCCGGGGCAGACTTCGGTCCGCCCCGGCCCTTCGGGCGCCCCGGGGGTGGCCGCCTACGGGCCGGTACAGTGGGCGGGTCGTCATCATGCGCGCACGGGGGGAAGCCGGTGCGAATCCGGCGCTGACCCCGCAACCGTGAACCACGTAGGTGGTGAGCCGGACTGCCCCGTGCGGCGCGTGACCGGCTCGTGTCATCGGCCCCCGCCGGTGGCCGGCACCGTCGAGGCATACGGAGCCGGAGCCGCCCGGTGCCCGCGTGTGCCGTGCCGCCCGGCTCCCCGCAGGGAGAGGCACCCGCCCCACCATGAACATTCGCCGCAGCGCCGCGCTCGTGGCGGCCACCGCCGTCATCGGCATGGCCACCGCCCCGGCCGCCCTCGCGGATGACTCCGCGCCCTCCGCGTCCCCTTCGGTGGCGATCCCCTCCGGGCTCTACGGGAAGGCCGACCCGACGTACGACGGTGTCTGGCGGCAGTCCCTCTCGCTGCTCGCCCAGCACACGACCGGTGTGAAGCCCGCGGCGAAGGCCGTGGCCTGGCTGACCGGGCAGCAGTGCGCGAACGGCGGGTTCGCCGCGTTCCGCGCCGACCCGGGCAAGGCGTGCGACGCCAAGACGCCTCTCGACTCCAACAGCACGGGCGCCGCGGTGCAGGCGCTCGCCGCGCTCGGCGGGCACGACGCCGAGGTCGGCAAGGCCGTGAAGTGGCTGGAGTCCGTGCGGGGCGACGACGGCGGCTGGGGCTACAACCCGGGCGGCGCGAGCGACGCGAACTCCACGTCCGTGGTGATCGGCGCGCTCGCCGCGGCGGGCGAGAAGGTCACGTCGGCGCAGGACGCGCTCGTCAAGCTGTCCATCCCGTGCGGCAAGGACGGCGGGGGCGCGTTCGCGTACCAGCCGGACAAGAAGGGCAAGCTCGCGGCCAACGCGGACGCGACGGCGGCCGGTGTGCTCGGCGGGCTCGGCAAGGGCCTCGCCGCGGACGGCGCGAAGCAGGCCGGGGCCCCGTCCTGCGAGGGCTCGGGAACCCCCGACGCCGCGCAGGCCGCACAGAACGGCTCCGCCTACCTGACCGAGGCGCTGGCCAAGGACCACCACCTCATGTCGTCGATGCCGGGCGCCAAGGACCAGCCGGACTACGGCAACACGGCCGACGCGGTCACCGCTCTCTCGGCCGCGGGCCACGGCGACCAGGCCGCCCCCGCGCTGAGCTGGCTGGAGAAGAACGCCACGCAGTGGGCCGCGCAGAGCGGTCCCGCCGCCTACGCGCAGCTCGTCCTCGCCTCGCACGCGGCCGGCGCCGACCCCCGTGACTTCGGCGGCACCGACCTCGTGAAGGCCCTGAACGCGACCGGTCCCGCGCCCTCCTCCACGAAGGCCGCGGGCGACGAGAAGAAGGAAGAGAAGAAGGACGACGGCGGCATCAGCGTCTGGTACGTCGTCGCCGTCGCGGCCGTCGCCGGCATCGGCATCGGCTTCCTGTTCAGCGGCCGCAAGAAGCAGCAGCTGTGACCACGTACCGCCGCCGCGGTCCTGCCGTCACCGTCCTCGGACTGCTCGGCGTGCTGTGCGCGCTCCTCGCGGGGGCGGGCCAGGCGCAGGCCACCGGCTATCGCTACTGGTCGTTCTGGGACCGTGACGGCTCCGCGTGGGTGTACGCCTCGCAGGGCCCGTCGACGGCCCGCCCGTCGGACGGCGACGTCCAGGGGTTCCGGTTCTCCGTGAGCGAGGACTCGCAGGACTCGGCGAAGCCGCGCGGGGCCGCGTCCTTCGACTCCATCTGCGCGGCCACTCCCGCGCGGGGCGGCGAGAAGCGGGTCGCGCTCGTCATCGACTTCGGCACGGCGCAGGACGCGCCGTCCGGAGAGACGCCGCCGAAGCCGCGTACGGCGTGTGCGCGCGTCGCGGACGACGCGACCAGCGCGGAGGCGCTCGCCGCCGTCGCCAAGCCGCTGCGCTACAACAACCAGGCACTGCTGTGCTCCATCGCCGGCTACCCGAAGACGGGGTGCGGCGAGCAGGTGTCCTCTTCGAAGGACACCGGGTCCAAGGGCGCCGGGTCCAAGGGCACCGCGAAGGACAGCGCGGCGGCGTCCGACGGCGGTGGCCCCTCCGTCGGCCTGATCGCGGGCGGCGCCGTCGTCGTCGTGCTCGGCGCGGCCGCGGTCCGGCAGGCCCGCCGCCGGCGCGGCTGACGGACGCGGACACGACGACACGATGAGCAGCACCGGCGCAGGTTCACCGCACCCCGCCCCGCGTCCGCGCCTCGCGCGCGACCCGGGGACGGGGCCGTCCGCGCGCCGTCGTCCCCTCGCCGCGCCCCGGGCCCACCGCTCGAACGCGCTGCATCCCGGCGCCTGGTGGCTCTGGGCGCTCGGGCTCGGCACGGCGGCGTCGCGGACGACGAATCCGCTGCTGCTCGCGCTGCTCATCGGGGTGGCCGGGTATGTGGTGGCCGCGCGGCGCACGTCGGCGCCGTGGGCACGCTCGTACGGGGCGTTCGTGAAGCTGGGGCTCGCGGTGATCGGGATCCGGCTGCTGTTCGCGGTGTTCCTGGGGTCACCGATCCCGGGCACGCACCTGCTCGTCACACTGCCCGAGGTGCCGCTGCCCGAATGGGCGCAGGGGGTGCGGATCGGGGGCCGGGTCACGGTCGAGGGCCTGGTGTTCGCGCTGTACGACGGCCTGAAGCTGGCCGCGCTCCTGATCTGTGTGGGCGCGGCGAACGCCCTCGCGAGTCCGGCCCGCCTCCTCAAGTCCTTGCCGGGGGCGCTGTACGAGGCCGGGGTCGCCGTCGTCGTCGCGATGACGTTCGCGCCGCACCTGATCGCCGACGTACGGCGGCTGCGGGCCGCGCGCCGGCTGCGCGGCCGGCCCGACAAGGGGCTGCGGGGCCTGGCGCAGGTCGGCCTTCCTGTCCTTGAGGGCGCCCTTGAGCGGTCGGTGGCGCTGGCCGCCGCGATGGACGCGCGCGGGTACGGGCGTACGGCCGAGGTCCCGGCCGCTGTGCGCCGGGTCACCGCGGTGCTGACGCTGGGCGGTCTGGTGGGGGTGTGCGCGGGAACGTACGGCCTGCTGACCGCGGACGGCGCGCGGTACGGGCTGCCCGTGCTGCTCGCCGGGGTGGCGGCCGCGCTCGGCGGGCTCTGGCTCGGCGGGCGCCGCTCGGTCCGCACCCGGTACCGGCCCGACGTGTGGGGCGTGCGGGCGTGGCTCGTCGCCGCGTCGGGGGTGGCCGTCGCCGCCGTGATGATCCGGGCCGGTTCCTACGATCCCTCGGCCCTGGCGCCCGGCGTCGTGCCGCTGGCCGCGCCGACGCTGCCGCTGTGGCCCGCGGCCGGGGTGCTGCTCGGACTGCTCCCCGCGTGCGTGGCGCCCGCGCCGCCGCTCGCCGAAACACCCTCGAAGGAGGCTTCATGATCCGGTTCGAGGACGTCTCGGTGACGTACGACGGGGCCGCGACACCCACGGTGCGCAACATCGAACTCGATGTACCCGAGGGCGAGTTGGTACTGCTCGTGGGGCCGTCCGGCGTCGGCAAGTCGACGCTGCTCGGCGCGGTGAGCGGGCTCGTGCCGCACTTCACCGGGGGCACGCTGAGCGGGCGCGTCACGGTCGCGGGGCGCGACACCCGTACGCACAAGCCGCGCGAACTCGCCGACGTGGTGGGCACGGTGGGGCAGGACCCGCTCTCCCACTTCGTCACCGACACCGTCGAGGACGAGCTCGCGTACGGCATGGAGTCGCTCGGACTCGCGCCCGACGTGATGCGGCGCCGCGTCGAGGAGACCCTCGACCTGCTGGGCCTCGCCGACCTGCGCGACCGTCCCATCGCGACGCTGTCCGGCGGGCAGCAGCAGCGCGTCGCCATCGGCTCCGTCCTCACCCCGCACCCGCGGGTCCTGGTCCTCGACGAGCCGACGTCCGCGCTCGACCCGGCCGCCGCGGAGGAGGTCCTCGCGGTGCTGCAGCGCCTCGTGCACGACCTCGGCACGACGGTCCTGATGGCCGAGCACCGGCTCGAGCGGGTCGTGCAGTACGCGGACCAGGTCGCGCTCCTCGCGGGGCCCGGCGAACCCCTGCTGCTCGGCGCCCCCGCCGAGATCATGGCCGTGTCGCCGGTGTTCCCGCCGGTCGTGGACCTGGGCCGCCTGGCGGGCTGGTCACCGCTGCCGCTGACGGTGCGGGACGCGCGACGCGGGTCCGGGGAGTTGCGGGAGCGTCTGGCCGGGCACGAGCCACGCGAGGCTCATGAGCAACCGAGGGCCGCCGCCTCCCCCGCCTCCCGCCGGTCGCTGCTGCGTTCCGGCAGGCGGCCCGAGGTGCCCGCCGTCGCCGGGGTCGCGGGGCTCGCGGTGCGGCGGGGGCGTGTCGAGGCGTTGCGTCACGTCGACCTCTCGGTCGGGCCCGGTGAGATCGTCGCCCTGATGGGCCGCAACGGCGCCGGGAAGTCCACCCTCCTGTCCACCCTGGTCGGCCTGGTCCGCCCGTCGTCCGGCACGGCCCTGGTGGGCGGCGCGGTCCCGCACCGCACGGGCCCGCGCGAGCTGATCCGCCGCGTCGGCCTGGTCCCGCAGGAACCGCGGGACCTCCTGTACGCGGACACGGTGGCCGCCGAGTGCGCGGCCGCCGACCACGACGCGGGCGCGGATCCGGGCACCTGCCGTGATCTGGTCTCGCGGCTCCTGCCCGGCATCGCGGACGACACCCACCCCCGTGACCTCTCGGAGGGCCAGCGCCTCACCCTCGCCCTGGCGATCGTGCTGACGGCCCGCCCTCCGCTGCTCCTGCTCGACGAGCCGACGCGCGGCCTCGACTACGCGGCGAAGGCCCGCCTGGTCACGATCCTGCGCGGCCTCGCGGCCGACGGGCACGCCGTCGTCCTGGCCACGCACGACGTCGAACTGGCCGCCGAGCTGTCCCACCGCGTCGCCGTCCTCGCCGACGGCGAGATCGTGGCGAACGGCCCCACCCCCGAGGTGGTCGTGGCCTCCCCCGCCTTCTCCCCCCAGGTCGCCAAGGTGCTGGCCCCGGGCAGGTGGCTCACGGTGGCGCAGGTCCGCGAGGCCCTTGAGAGCGTCGAGGCCATGGAGTCCGCGGACCCGACGGAGGACGGGGCATGAGGACCGCACCCGAGACCGGGCGCCCCGACCGCCAGGCCCGCGCCGTGCGCCTCGGCCCCCGCTCCGTGGTGGCCCTGCTCCTCGTCAGCGCCGTAGGGGTGGCCGCCTTCGGGTGGCCGCTGCTCGCGGGCCCGTCGTCGCAGGTCAGCGCGCATGCGCAGGACGCTCCCTGGCTGTTCGCGGGGCTGCTCGTCCTGCTGGTGGGCGTGGTGGCGGCCGCCGTGTCCGACGGCGGCGTCGGTCCCAAGGCGGTGGCGATGCTCGGGGTCCTTGCCGCGACGGGCGCGGCGCTGCGGCCGATCGGGGCGGGGACCGCCGGGATCGAGCCGATGTTCTTCCTGATGGTGCTGAGCGGGCGCGTCCTCGGGCCCGGCTTCGGGTTCGTGCTGGGGTCCGTGACCATGTTCGCGTCCGCGCTGCTCACCGGCGGGGTCGGCCCGTGGATGCCCTTCCAGATGCTGTCGATGGGCTGGTTCACGATGGGCGCGGGCCTGCTCCCCGGCCCGGACAGGCTGCGCGGCCGCGCCGAGGTGCTGATGCTGGCGGCGTACGGGTTCCTGGCCGCGTTCGCGTACGGCACCGTCATGAACCTGGCCGGCTGGCCGTTCCTGGACTCGCTGTCGTCGAGCGTCGCCTTCCAGGCGGGCGCCCCGCTGCACGAGAACCTGGTCCGCTTCCTCGCCTACTGTCTGGCCACGTCACTGGGCTGGGACCTGGGCCGGGCGGCCCTGACCGTCGTCCTCACCGTCACCGT
This window contains:
- a CDS encoding SPFH domain-containing protein; amino-acid sequence: MFGYRVPAPDEAMLISGGRRGLGGAPFRVVTGHGKFVLPIFRKTRFLSLAMSEAEVVEKCVTRQGIALTVRAVIAFKVGNDTESIVNAGQRFLSDQDQMSVLTGRIFAGHLRSIIGSMTVEEIVTERQKLAAEVLDTSKAEMAKIGLIVDSLQIQSIDDGNTGYIDAMSAPHKAAIQRQAQIAQAQATQASTQAQQEAQRNQAEYARQTAVVQAEYKAEVDRAQAAAAQAGPLAQAHAEQEVLAARTELAERAAELRQQQLVAEVVKPAEADAERIRVMAIAEAERMKIQAAAAASYDRVALDRMLIDQLPQIVKEAAGGLKGANVNVLNGADGLGEIAAGLVGQGLTILDSVRRNLGAPDADAKKSGGEMEIQRYLGAASSPVDGRDGGDDGPVDIR
- a CDS encoding prenyltransferase/squalene oxidase repeat-containing protein → MNIRRSAALVAATAVIGMATAPAALADDSAPSASPSVAIPSGLYGKADPTYDGVWRQSLSLLAQHTTGVKPAAKAVAWLTGQQCANGGFAAFRADPGKACDAKTPLDSNSTGAAVQALAALGGHDAEVGKAVKWLESVRGDDGGWGYNPGGASDANSTSVVIGALAAAGEKVTSAQDALVKLSIPCGKDGGGAFAYQPDKKGKLAANADATAAGVLGGLGKGLAADGAKQAGAPSCEGSGTPDAAQAAQNGSAYLTEALAKDHHLMSSMPGAKDQPDYGNTADAVTALSAAGHGDQAAPALSWLEKNATQWAAQSGPAAYAQLVLASHAAGADPRDFGGTDLVKALNATGPAPSSTKAAGDEKKEEKKDDGGISVWYVVAVAAVAGIGIGFLFSGRKKQQL
- a CDS encoding SCO2322 family protein, which encodes MTTYRRRGPAVTVLGLLGVLCALLAGAGQAQATGYRYWSFWDRDGSAWVYASQGPSTARPSDGDVQGFRFSVSEDSQDSAKPRGAASFDSICAATPARGGEKRVALVIDFGTAQDAPSGETPPKPRTACARVADDATSAEALAAVAKPLRYNNQALLCSIAGYPKTGCGEQVSSSKDTGSKGAGSKGTAKDSAAASDGGGPSVGLIAGGAVVVVLGAAAVRQARRRRG
- a CDS encoding energy-coupling factor transporter transmembrane component T, with translation MSSTGAGSPHPAPRPRLARDPGTGPSARRRPLAAPRAHRSNALHPGAWWLWALGLGTAASRTTNPLLLALLIGVAGYVVAARRTSAPWARSYGAFVKLGLAVIGIRLLFAVFLGSPIPGTHLLVTLPEVPLPEWAQGVRIGGRVTVEGLVFALYDGLKLAALLICVGAANALASPARLLKSLPGALYEAGVAVVVAMTFAPHLIADVRRLRAARRLRGRPDKGLRGLAQVGLPVLEGALERSVALAAAMDARGYGRTAEVPAAVRRVTAVLTLGGLVGVCAGTYGLLTADGARYGLPVLLAGVAAALGGLWLGGRRSVRTRYRPDVWGVRAWLVAASGVAVAAVMIRAGSYDPSALAPGVVPLAAPTLPLWPAAGVLLGLLPACVAPAPPLAETPSKEAS
- a CDS encoding ABC transporter ATP-binding protein, with product MIRFEDVSVTYDGAATPTVRNIELDVPEGELVLLVGPSGVGKSTLLGAVSGLVPHFTGGTLSGRVTVAGRDTRTHKPRELADVVGTVGQDPLSHFVTDTVEDELAYGMESLGLAPDVMRRRVEETLDLLGLADLRDRPIATLSGGQQQRVAIGSVLTPHPRVLVLDEPTSALDPAAAEEVLAVLQRLVHDLGTTVLMAEHRLERVVQYADQVALLAGPGEPLLLGAPAEIMAVSPVFPPVVDLGRLAGWSPLPLTVRDARRGSGELRERLAGHEPREAHEQPRAAASPASRRSLLRSGRRPEVPAVAGVAGLAVRRGRVEALRHVDLSVGPGEIVALMGRNGAGKSTLLSTLVGLVRPSSGTALVGGAVPHRTGPRELIRRVGLVPQEPRDLLYADTVAAECAAADHDAGADPGTCRDLVSRLLPGIADDTHPRDLSEGQRLTLALAIVLTARPPLLLLDEPTRGLDYAAKARLVTILRGLAADGHAVVLATHDVELAAELSHRVAVLADGEIVANGPTPEVVVASPAFSPQVAKVLAPGRWLTVAQVREALESVEAMESADPTEDGA